The genomic interval GGGGCCTGATGGCTCCCTTGGTGGCAGTGGGGGGATCCCTGGTGCCAACTTCAACCCAAATGCCAACCCTTCCGCCTGGCCTGCCCTAGTGCAGCAGGATGGAGCTGGGGCAGCTTCCTCTGAAGGTGCCCCCCCCTCTTCCTTCCTCCAGAGCCAGGTTGGGTCTCTGTCTGCCAACAACCCTCCCCCGGCCCTGGGGAACCCACCTCTAGCTTTGAATCAATCCGCTCATCAGCACCAACTTCACCAAATGCAATCCAGAGACAGAGAGCACCCGTCGGATGGGGGCTGGGGTGGAGCAGCACTGGAGACCGGAGCAGGACCAAAAAACgcggggacaggggagggagccAATATAGACTGTGGGGGAGGAGCCAACGGGGGAGACAACCTCTCTGCTTCCcaaacctcttcctcctcctggggAGGCCAGCCTTTCCCCGCTGCTAACTCCAAAACGGGTGCCTCAAGGACTGATGGTTGGGAAGGGGGAGCTGCTGAGGGTGGTGGAGGCTCGCGGTGGGGGTACAGCGCTCAGGGGGGTAATGGAGGGAAAGCCTGGGGCGCTGGAAGTGGGGGTAACACTCAGACCGCCGGGGTATCTcagggagggtggggagggggagagcgagggtCTTCAGTTGGAGACTGGGGAGGTAATTCAGGTGGTATGGGTGGAAGTGGTGGAGTTGGCAATTCAGGAGGGGAGGCTGGTGGTGTCGGCGGccgcagcagtagcagcagcagcagtgggggCAGCATCGGCAACCCCCCTGCCGCCGCCTCTTCTCCCAAATCATCCACCACTACGACAAGAGCTTTGGACAATCAGAAGGGAGTTGGAGTGGGGGACGGAGGGGCAGAGGGGGACACAGGGGAGTGGGGGGGAGGCCGGGGCGGAAGAGGTCATTCTTCATCCAGCGGTGGAGGAAACTCCAGAGGTGGCGGAAATCACAATCAACACCATGGGTATGGCCACCACCGGTATTcccaccccccaccacccaaccctGAAGTGGCCTTACAGGCAATGCTCAGCCGCAATGACCTGGACCCGCGCGTCCTCTCCAACACGGGCTGGGGCCAGACCCAGATCAGACAGAACGTGGCCTGGGACCTAGAACCAGGAAAAGGAGGTTCTGGATTGTCTGCTTCATCCAAAAACTCTCCACCTCCCATTGGTCCGTCTTCTCAGTACTCCACTGGCTCTGCTACAACTACTGAttctccttcccttctccctgGCTCAGCTCCCAACCTGAACTCCAACCCTTCCCTGGGGACCTCTGGTGGCTCTGGGGAGGGCTGGGAGAGTGGTGGTAACAGCAGCAGCGGTTGCAGCAACTCCCTACCCAACCGAGGACCACCTCACCCGGGATCCAACATGAGGAATCCTTCTGGTGTCACACAATCTGCGTCAATGACCACTGGAGCAGgtatgggaggaggaggaggccttGGACCAGGCCAGGGGAAGCCTACAGGAGGCTGGGGTGGGGTAGGATCAGGGGAGAGCCAAGGAAAAGGATGGGGGAATGAAGGATCAgagtggggtggagggagggaacgtagtagtagaggaggaggtggtgggggtggtggaggaggagggtggggagaTAATGGACAACAGGGTAACCAAGGTGGAGGAGGAAGTGGCTGGGGAGGCAGCCAGGAGGAGAAGGGGACAGGAGGAGGATGGAAGGagatggggagggatggaggagggtgtggtggacagagggagaggggtgggggggactGGGGAGAGCGAGAGGCCAAATCAagcagtggaggaggaggatggggagaggaaaggaaaggtggGGGAGACTCAGAAGTCGGTACGTGGGGTAGCTGGGATGAGGGAGCCCCGAGGAGAGCCTGGGGGGCAGGAGGTACATGTGGAGGAGGGGCAGATGTGGACATGGGGGGCAGCAAACCCCACCAGGGGCgttggggtggaggggggggtgGGAAAATGCACCCGTCACAGATGCCAAACAGCCAGACAGCCTCTCTGAAAGGCCCCATGGCACAAAAGCAGCAGCACCAATCACAGCCCCAGCAGCAGCCGCTACCGCAGCAAGCGCTGGACCCAGGGGACATGCAAGGAGGAGGGGGCTGGGGGAGACCATCGGGCCCCCAGGCTCAAAACCAAAGCAGCTCAGGCTGGACGGCCGGACCCATCCCCAGTGGTCCTAACGGAGGAGAGGGGCCGCAGTCCAGCGGGTGGGAGGAACCTTCACCACAATTCATTAGCAGGAAGATGGACATTGACGATGGGACGTCGGCTTGGGGAGACCCCAGCCAGTTTAATAACAAGGCTGTCAACCTGTGGGAGAAGAACGGCGTTCCCGCTGGTCAGCAGCTGCCAATGCACGGCCAGGGACCAggaccaccgccccaacagcaGCCGCCTGGGCCTCCAGCTCTGCAGCAGCAGCCTGGGCCTGGGAGGCAGCCCACTGGGATGGGAGGCAGGGACATCAACCCTGGCCATGGACCTGGACCTGGGAAAGCTCCAGGGATGGGTAAGAGACTAACTGTTAGGCTGATGTGTTATACTTTGTGATACTGGACTGTTCgcgtagattttttttaaatataagatTAAGCCTATTACCTAATAGACATGCGGAGTGGAAATCAGTCTTTCCCATAAACCTATAGAGCACAGTACATAAATCACACCACTGTATCACTGATGGATACATCCCTATGCCTGCCCATGTGTAGCTCCATCGTCTGGCTGGGACGGTGGCTCTCCCTCCGACCCCCCGGTGGACAACGGCACCGCAGCCTGGGGGAAGCCCACTGAGACCCCCACCGGCTGGGGAGACCCTGGGGAGGAACCTGGGAAGAACACCTCTGGCTGGGGAAACCCCTCACCCAACCCCATCAAATCTGGTAAGGAAAATAACTACTGTAAAGCCTCAAAAATACATGACGATGTCTGattaggtacagtgcattcggaaagtattcagaccactttcctttttccacattttgttacgttacagccttatttttcccctcatcaatctacacacaataccccataatgtaaaaaaacaggtttttcaaatTTTTTGCAAATTACAAATAAACCGATTTACACATAttcgtaagtattcagaccctttactcagtactttgttgaagcacctttggcagcgactacaacCTCaagttcttgggtatgacactacaagcttggcacacctgtatttgggaagtttctcccattgctgcacagctatttagcaggttttcatcaaggatctctctgatctctctctgttctgttaatatttccctcgatcctgactagtctcccagtccctgctgctgaaaaacatccccacagcatgatgctgccaccaccatgcttcaccgtagggatggtgccaggtttgctccagatgtgacgcttggcattcaggccaaagagttcaatcttggtttcatcagaccagagaatcttgtttctcatggtctgcgtcctttaggtgccctttggcaaagTCCAAGTGGACTGTCATGAAGTTAGTGCCATTCTGCCCACAGAGCAGTGACCGAGTTCTAGTGAGCAGCGACCATTTTTGACCATGGCCGTTATAATATTCTATTCACTCTAATCATGCTAAATTCTCAGAGTGAATCGTCAGTAACTTTTTAACCATTAATGGTAGAGACATAGGGTTTGTTTACAAAATGTCTCCCAAAAAATCGACACAATCACAGATTTGCAGTGTCATCATAACACACAGCATATTATTGGTGTAATAATGCTACTCATTGTTATTTCCATAGCAGGTTCAAAGTCTATGCAAGAAGGAGGCTGGGGTGAGGGAGACCAGGGCTCGGTGGCGGCCTCGCGTCACTCCAgctgggaggaaggggaggagggaggagcagggGTGTGGAACAGTGAGTCCCAGGGCAGCAGCTCCTCCTACAACAGTGGGGGCTGGGGCCAAGGTCACGGGGGCAAGAAGCCCAACAACAAGGTAGGACAGCATCCACAATGGGTTAGGTTAGGTTTTCTATGGTGGTTGCCTCATTCAGATACTTGAGAGGAGTTGGATTTTTGATGAGGCCTTTTGGTGGGAAGATGGCCTTTGTTTGTGCCAGAAAAAAACCTACTGCCAGAAATGTTATATCTGTATGTTTGTCTCTCAGGCTcccctgaagagtggaggaggagactcCTGGATGAACCCCATGAACAAACAGTTCTCCAACATGGGGCTCCTGGTAAGTTTCAGAGAAAATGCTAAGTTTAGAGCCCACAGGCACCCACTGTGTGtttgagatactgtatgtagtgagaAATGTGTTGTATCTATTACAATGAGAATGGCATGCCAATAGATATGGTGGGGTTGAtttatgatggtggtagtgatgagGATATGTGATGTGTTTGCAGGGTGATGATCCTAGTGGGCGGCCTCTGGACTTGGCACCTGGTCCTCCTCAGGATAagaagatggaaggagagaagCGAGGGATGGGCCTGAATGACTACAATGGAGAGATGCGTAAAGGAGGGCAGAGAGccatgggaggaggagggatggtcTACCGTTCACCTGGTTCCAAAGAGATGGGGCCTGGCGACCCTGGGCCTTACTTTGATAAGGTTGGTACCTCAGACCATAGCAATGCTCTGTGGatatgtctcaaatggcaccctattccctttatagtacactacatttgatcagagccctataggtattggtcaaaagtagtgcactaaagggTACATGGTTCCATTTCGGACGCAACCTCTGTGACTTTGACTGTTCTCCAAGTACCACTTGTCTCGTTAACACTTTATTCTATGTCTCTTTCTTCCTTCCCCTCCTTCTTTTGGTATCCTTCTTCCTGTCCCCTCCTTATTTTGGTGTCCCGTTTCCTGTACCCTCCTTCTTTTGGTGTCCCTCTTCCGGTCCCTTCCCTGTCTCGCCTACTTCTTCCCCCATATTGGGAAACTACTTTGATTGGCTGTCACTGCAATCAGCAGACCTTGCCTTTCACCAATCAGGATGGGTGCCTTGGGGAGGAGTACTCTCCGCCCTCTGTCTACAAGCCCTCCCCCCTCTACAACCACACTATCCCCCCTAGACAAGTAAggctgtgtccctctgtctccatTAGACCATCAGCTCATTGCTTCACcactaacctggtcccagatctgtttctgcTTTAGCCAACTCTGACTATTGTTGTTATTCCataagatctgggaccaggctacttcaCCACGTCTCCCTGTACATAGAAACTTCTCTTACTGTCCATCCCTCATAAATTGTGTTCTTCAAAAATCAATGAGTACATATCATttaatagaagaaaaaaaacatgtatacAGCAATTGCAGATTTTCCCTTTAAGCATCAAGTAAAAAGTCCCCCAAAATCAGTTCCTCTGTGTCAGTGTTGTATCGTCCTCTTCTTCTGTCTCTCATTTCCCACCCTATCTCTCCCATCATTGTCTGTCAAAGAGTTAGCCATGTTTGTAACCCACTCCCTCCTTCTGTTTCCTTGTCAGGGTGGTCATAACATGTTTGGCAGCAGCGGTGGTGGGATGCCTCCGTCCAGACACCAGCCCGGTGTGCCACCCATAAACCCGTCCGCAGGGATACGAGCACAAGTGCCTCATCAGTTCCTGTCACCTCAGGTACCCTTATGTAAATCAGTCCTATATGCCCAAACCTCCGCTCAGAACAATAGATTTTTGGTCCGTTGGCTTCTTAGTAAGTTCTTTCTGTGAAACGTTGTTTCCAGAGATGTGATTTATTTCACCAGCCTGCTCTTGATCATCGGCTAATGGGAGTATTTAGGTGACCACACTCAATGGATAAACAAAAACTCACCAAATCGATGAGTAGTGCACTCACTGATTTGTTGTTTTGAAATGGAATGTGCTAGACAGAAGATGCTTTATATTCCACGTTCCCATGGTAACACCGATGGTCCATGTTCCAGGTGCCAGGTTCTGTGCTGAAGCAGATGCCGCCTCCCAGCGTGGGTGGAGTCGGAGgtgtgggtggggtggggggtgtagGAGGGGGAGTGTTCCCCCCTCAGCTGTCCCCCCAGCACATCGCCATGCTAAGCAGCATCTACCCCCCGCACATCCAGTTCCAGCTGGTGAGTAGCTATACTCCTATACAACACTAGAATGATCACAGTAGTGGTCAGAGAACAAAGCCTTGAGGAACACAAAAACTTACCTTAGATTTGTTCTGATTAAAGCCATGTTGGTTGAAGCATCAATgtttttatatacagttgaagtctgaagtttgcaTACAttttagccaactacatttaaactcagtttttcataattcctgacatttaatcctagtaaaaattccctgttttaggtcagttaggatcaccactttattttaagaatgtgaaatgtcagaataatagtagagaaggatttatttaatcatttatttatttcatcacattcccagtgggtcagaagtttacatactcaattagtatttggtagcattgccttttaaattgtttaacttgggtcaaacgtttcgggttagccttccacaagcttcccacaataagttgggtgaattttggcccattcctcctgacagagctggtgtaactgagttacgtttgtaggcctccttaatcgcacacgctttttcagttttgcccacaaatgttctatgggattgaggtcagggctttgtgatggccactccaataccttgactttgttgtccttaagccattttgccacaactttggaagtatgcttggggtcattgtccatttggaagacccatttgcaaccaagctttaacttcctgactgatttcttgatgttgcttcaatatatccacataattttcccccctcatgatgccatctattttgtggcgtgcaccagaccctcctgcagcaaagcacccccacaacatgatgctgcttcctccgtgcttcacggttggggtggtgttcttcggcttgcaagcctccccctttttcctccaaacataatgatggtcattatggccaaacggttctatttttgtttcatcagaccggaggacatttctccaaaaggtacaatctttgtcccatgtgcagttgcaaactgtagtctagcttttttatggcggttttggagcagtggcttcttcctcgctgagcggcctttcaggttatgtcgatataggactcgttttactgtggatatagatacttttgtacctgtttcctccagcatcttaacaaggtcctttgctgttgttctgggattgatttgcacttttcgcaccaaagtacgttcatctctaggagacagaacgcatctccttcctgagcggtatgatggctgcatggtcccatggtgtttatacttgcgtactattgtttgtacagatgaacgtggtaccttcaggcgtttggaaattgatcccaaggatgaaccagacttgtggaggtctacaatttgtttttctgaggtcttggcaggtttcttttgattttcccatgatgtcaagcaaagaggcactgagtttgaaggtaggccttgaaatacatccacaggtacacctccaattgactcaaatgatgtcaattagcctatcagaagcttctaaacccatgacatcattttctggaattttccaagctgtttaaaggcacagtcaacttggtctatgtaaacttctgacccactggaattgtgatacagtgaaataatctgtttgtaaacaattgttgggaaaattacttgtcatgcacaaagtagatgtcctaactgacttgccaaaactatagtttgttaacaagaaatttgtgtagtggttgaaacactaataccctgactacaccgctcgcgtcgcaaaataaatttaggaatctatgttattcaattattgcacccacactgctcgtgcgcatcaatgagcgtctgcgttgccaagggctaaaatagaagacattcctatttctgatgcagatcacgctgcaagtcctgcctttcccatctcctcattggtttatagaagcaggtacctacgtgccatctcctcattggttatacccacgtgggtgattgaaagacgaactgttgtcgtggtaatactatgaaagtttagatgccagtCACTATATAAGTTAaatgatgaaaaagcctggaaggaggagagatgactagaaacgattcggttgaccgtttttatgtgtggattaattggcggagtagaggaccttgtgcatttcaggtaaaataacaacctaatgtttatattccaggacaaattagctagcaacagcaagctagctaaatatgaCAAATTAgatagcaagtgcaagctaatttgccataaatgtttaatgctttttgacctgtccccaaattaatgtcattggttcagagtttgttttgatattttaacttgcgtgtcgtgatcacgtttggtgtagggggacaaaataaatgtatgcacgatcgtgcgcagccggtttggtttccgtgttaggttggagtcattaaaacttgtttatgtaagcttccgacttcaactgtacctatatagacagtgcattcggaaagtattcagaccccttgactttccacatttcgttactttacagccttattctaaagtggattaaattgtttttttccccctcaatctacacacaataccccataatgtcaaagcaaaaacaggtttttagaaatgtttgcaaatttataccaggaaatgcttacttacaagcccttaaccaacagtgcagttaaagaagaaaatatttaccaagtacgctaaaataaaaagtaacacaataagaataacgaggctatatacagcgggcACCGGTACTAAGTCAAGTGtgcaggctagttgaggtaatttgtacatgtaggtgggggcaaagtgactatgcataggtaataaacaaacagaaagtagcagcagtgtacaagagggggagagggggggggcatgtcaatgtaaattgtccggtggtgatttttatgaattgttcaacagtctaatggcttgggggtagaagctgttgaggagccttttggtccaagacttggcgctccggtaccacttgccgtgcggtagcagaggaaacagtataacttgggtgactgcagTCTCTGAcatttttatgggctttcctctgacactgcctattaaataggtcctggatggcaggaagcttagccccagtgatgtactgagccgttcGAACCACCCTCTAGCTCCTTACAGtgagatgccaagcagttgccataccaggtggtgatgcaaccggtaaggatgctctcgatggtgcagctgtagaaccttttgaggatctgggggctcATGcctaatcttttcagtctcctgaagggaaaaatgttttgttgtgccctcttcacgactgtcttggtatgtttagaccatgatagttcgttggtgttgtggacaccaaggaacttgaaactcttgacccgctccactacagccccgtcgatgttaatgggggcctcttcggcccgccttttcctgtagtccacgatcagctcctttgtcttgctcacattgagggagaggttgttttcctggcaccacactgccagttctctgacctccctataggccgtctcatcgttatCGGCAGAACATTGTGGAGCGAAGACATGAGTGTGACGGCACAGCCTTGACAGACAGTGCCTTACTCAGGTGACAGCTTGCTGAAGTTTTGGCATTCTGACATGACTATTGATATGCTcggttgtgtcgtcagcaaacttaataatggtgttggagtcgtgggtgaacagggaatacaagaggggactaagtacacaaccctgaggggccccagtgttaacctcttggggctaggtgggacgctagcgtgccacccgtggtgcactccatcaacagcaggtgcatttcaagagcggcaaatttgaatccaaataaatgtcaaaattcaaatttttcaaaaatacaactatgttacaccatttgaaagataaacatctccttaatctaaccaggttttacgatttcaaaaaggttttacggcgaaagcataaatttagactatgttaggacagtacatttacaagagttgtgtgtaatgttttgtcaagtcaaagacagggtcaccaaaaccataaaaccagctaaaatgatgcactaaccttttataatctccatcagatgacactcctaggacattatgttagacaatgcatgcatttttagttctatcaagttcatatttatatccaaaaacagcgttttactatggcattgatgttgaggaaatcgtttccctccaataaccggcagtcaagtcagcgtaacaaattaaataattaaaattagaaaacattggtaaaatattatattgtcatttaaagaattatagatttacatctcttgaacgcaatcaacttgccagatttaaaaataaccttactgggaaatcacactttgcaataatctgagcactgcgcccagaaaaatacgcgttgcgatacagactagacgtcatgttggggagatctaaaatcgaaaatactatgtaaataatccattacctttgattctcttcatcagatgtcacttccaggtatcacaggtccataacgaatgtagttttgttcaaaaaaagctcatcatttatgtccaaaaatctccgtctcgttagcacatgatgtaagccagccggacttctcgtcatgaacgaggggaaaaaatatatttccgttcgttcaaacatgtcaaacgttgtatagcataaatcattagggccttttttaaccagaacatgaataatattcaaggtggacgaatgcatactcttttataacgtattggaacgagggtacccaacatgaactcgcgcaaaggtgtctaatgggccatcatcgttccatggctcttgttcggtcagatctccctccagaagactcaaaacactttgtaaaggctggtgacatctagtggaagcaataggaagtgccaaaatattcctaaacccctgtgtttttcaatgggataggtttaaagtcaatacaacacatcaggtatccacttcctgtcagaaaatgtctcagggttttgcctgccaaatgagttctgttatactcacagacaccattcaaacagttttggaaactttagagtgttttctatccatatataataagtatatgcatattctagttactgggtaggattagtaaccagattaaatcgggtacattttttttatccagacgtgcaaatgctgccccctagacccaacaggttaaggatcagcgtggcagacgtgttgttgcctactcttaccacctgtgggaggcctgtcaggaagtccaggatccagttgcagagggaggtgtttagtcccagtccttagcttagtgatgtgcttcgagggcactatggtgttgaacgctgagctgttgtcgatgaacagcattctcacataggttttccttttgtccaggttagAAAGGGCGGTTGGAGGCGCAATCTCATTCgcacatctgtggatctgttggggcggtatgcgaattggagtgtgtctaaagtgtccgggaggatgctgttgatgtgagccatgaccagcctttcaaagcgtttcgtggctaccgacgtgagtgccacggggcggtaatcatttaggcaggttaccttcgcttccttgtgCACATGGACTATTGTGGTctcttgaaacatgtaggtattacagactcggccagggagaggttgaaaatgtcagtgaagacacttgacagttggtccgcgcatgctttgagtacacgtgcTGGTAAtatgtctggcccagcggctttgtgaatgttgacccgtttaaaggttttgttcacatcggctacggagagcgttatcacacagtcatctagaacagctggtgctctcatgcatgcttcagtgttgcttgcctcgacgtGAGCATAAacggcatttagctcgtctggtaggctcgcgtcactgggcagctcgcatctggatttccctttgtagtccataatagttttcaagccctgctacATCTGACAAGCTTtttaatcctactacaccggctctatcTTAATCCTTtgttgacactttgcttgtttgatggttcgtcagagggcatagcggatttcttataagcgtccggattagtctcctgctccttgaaagcagcagctctagcctttagctctattttcaggtgtctccagcgatgttcgatcgggttcaagtccgagctctggctgggccactcaaggacattcagagacttctcccgaagccactcctgcgttgtcttggctgtgtgcttagtcgttgtcctgttaggtgaaccttcgccccagtctgaggacatgatcgctctggagcaggtttttatcaaggatctctgtacttctTTCCCTcgatcatctttccctcgatcctgactagtctcccagtccctgccgctgaaaaacatcccctcagcatgatgctgccgccaccatgcttcaccgtagggatggtattggccaggtgattttattttaacctttctttaactaggcaagtcagttaagaacaaattcttatttactatgatggccaaacctcatggcttggtttttgctctgacatgcactgtcaactgtgggaccttatataggcaagtgtgtgccttttcaaatcatgtccaatcaattgaatttactacaggtggactccaatcaagttgtagaaacatctcaaggatgatcagtggaaacaggatgcacctgaattCAATTTCTAGTcgcaaagcaaagggtctgaatacttatgtaaataagggatTTCTgcctttatttttaatacatttgcagaaatgt from Salmo salar chromosome ssa28, Ssal_v3.1, whole genome shotgun sequence carries:
- the LOC106589538 gene encoding trinucleotide repeat-containing gene 6B protein: MEDKKRKKDDKRKREASQKVAEQKNKVPELTKPLSTQSPAAPSSASPSPGPTPSPSSSPATAAAGGAPPQGGNNAKRPAVANGQPPTAGTQAPQRYMPREVPPRFRCQQDHKVLLKRGQPPLSSMLLGGGRRGRRPQRNHGCCLRWVSDSSPGYVGPAAPSLPLTSSSSSSSIAASSTSSNYANSTWGTGSGSLPSSQGREKVIVDGSDLEEWPSIAPGDGSGGGGASGPGSGSESSGEGGGGMPNSCASWKGGDPGSPSPTSSFSMSNECMLSGSVVWGSAASQGPVEGNAAPGTSLPPIPKSSPLPVGPDGSLGGSGGIPGANFNPNANPSAWPALVQQDGAGAASSEGAPPSSFLQSQVGSLSANNPPPALGNPPLALNQSAHQHQLHQMQSRDREHPSDGGWGGAALETGAGPKNAGTGEGANIDCGGGANGGDNLSASQTSSSSWGGQPFPAANSKTGASRTDGWEGGAAEGGGGSRWGYSAQGGNGGKAWGAGSGGNTQTAGVSQGGWGGGERGSSVGDWGGNSGGMGGSGGVGNSGGEAGGVGGRSSSSSSSGGSIGNPPAAASSPKSSTTTTRALDNQKGVGVGDGGAEGDTGEWGGGRGGRGHSSSSGGGNSRGGGNHNQHHGYGHHRYSHPPPPNPEVALQAMLSRNDLDPRVLSNTGWGQTQIRQNVAWDLEPGKGGSGLSASSKNSPPPIGPSSQYSTGSATTTDSPSLLPGSAPNLNSNPSLGTSGGSGEGWESGGNSSSGCSNSLPNRGPPHPGSNMRNPSGVTQSASMTTGAGMGGGGGLGPGQGKPTGGWGGVGSGESQGKGWGNEGSEWGGGRERSSRGGGGGGGGGGGWGDNGQQGNQGGGGSGWGGSQEEKGTGGGWKEMGRDGGGCGGQRERGGGDWGEREAKSSSGGGGWGEERKGGGDSEVGTWGSWDEGAPRRAWGAGGTCGGGADVDMGGSKPHQGRWGGGGGGKMHPSQMPNSQTASLKGPMAQKQQHQSQPQQQPLPQQALDPGDMQGGGGWGRPSGPQAQNQSSSGWTAGPIPSGPNGGEGPQSSGWEEPSPQFISRKMDIDDGTSAWGDPSQFNNKAVNLWEKNGVPAGQQLPMHGQGPGPPPQQQPPGPPALQQQPGPGRQPTGMGGRDINPGHGPGPGKAPGMAPSSGWDGGSPSDPPVDNGTAAWGKPTETPTGWGDPGEEPGKNTSGWGNPSPNPIKSAGSKSMQEGGWGEGDQGSVAASRHSSWEEGEEGGAGVWNSESQGSSSSYNSGGWGQGHGGKKPNNKAPLKSGGGDSWMNPMNKQFSNMGLLGDDPSGRPLDLAPGPPQDKKMEGEKRGMGLNDYNGEMRKGGQRAMGGGGMVYRSPGSKEMGPGDPGPYFDKQTLPFTNQDGCLGEEYSPPSVYKPSPLYNHTIPPRQGGHNMFGSSGGGMPPSRHQPGVPPINPSAGIRAQVPHQFLSPQVPGSVLKQMPPPSVGGVGGVGGVGGVGGGVFPPQLSPQHIAMLSSIYPPHIQFQLSSIPLPQACQLLLQQQQQNPQQQQLTSPQQLQQLLQNQRKFPQNPRQQADPQQLARIVAILQQQRQQQQQGVGGVGVGSKLSPSHLGGGGPKLPMADSLPHPGMGGSVDLHQKTQGYSGYGGGVNMSGLDMGGSVVGGPGGMKDVGGQQSRFKWMMEGHSSAPSLPESLHKNGESESPYSVEGASPYSQYDMMGGEGLGMPTQGDNWHRTPGNKMGSKPQGTSSWPPEFQPGVPWKGIQSIDPESDPYMTPGSMMGIPGPSSLNDTEHQLLRDNTEPNPSLNTLLPSPGAWPYSASDSPLNNAHNSANYTEYKTSWPPEPIGHNKMWKTNRNQQSQQLPRPPPGLTNQKQASPSRGPWQARGWGSSSGIQETRYGPAGSAWSDGGTSRGSCWLVLCNLTPQIDGSTLRTICMQHGPLLTFHLGLTQGSALIRYSTPQEAAKAQSALHMCVLGNTTILAKFVSEEEVARYFAHSQAGGAGSSGAAGAPGSSGGQGGPTGTGAMGANSSGERERDRTREGEGSAPGGGGNGGGGGSSGWQSLDGTGGSLDPTPTQGPGLSMFAQWSSNGSGGGGVAGGVEPGRQGLWGGMGGGGYPSSSMWGSPAMEDRHQMGSPAALLPGDLLGGGADSI